The sequence GGTGACGTCCAGCTCCATCGCCCGGCGTGCGGCCGCGGTGTGCAGGCCGTACTCCTCGGCGCTCTGGCGGCCCTCGCACGGCGCCCCGCACCTGCCGAGCCCGGCGAGGGCGCAGGCGGAGCGCCTGGTGCGGGAGGTGATCTTCTCGGTGCACTGCCGGAGCGGGACCGCCTCGTGCAGCGCGGTGCGGGCGTCCTCGGCCGCGCGGGTGCTGGTGAACGGGCCCAGGTAGCCGGCGTCGTCGTCCTTGACCTCACGGACGATCGACAGGCGCGGGAACGGCTCGTCGGTGAGCTTGAGCCAGACCATTTTCTCCGGGAAGCGCGACCTGCGGTTGTAGCGAGGTTTGGCGGAGCCGATCAGCCTGAGCTCCCTGACCTCGGCCTCCAGCGCGGTCGCGCAGGCGATCGGCCGGACCCGCTCGACGATGCCGATCATCTCGCGGATCCGGGGCCGGGTCTCGCCCGCGGTGAAGTAACTGCGCACGCGGTTGCGGAGGTTGGTGCTCTTGCCGACGTAGAGGGGGTCGCCCCGCTCGTCCTCGAACACGTAGACGCCGGGGCCGGTCGGCACCCCGTCGGCCAGGTGCCGCTTGCGACGCTGCTCCGGGGTGGGCGCGCGGACGAAGCCCCTGAGCTCCTCCAGGGTGTGCACCCCGAACGAGCCCGCCCGCTCCAGCAGGGCGTGGAGCACGTCCACGGTGGCCTGGGCGTCGGCGAGCGCGCGGTGGCGGGGCTCGGTCTTGCTGAAGATCCGGGCCAGCGTGGACAGCTTGCAGTTGGGCGCCTCGTCACGGGTCAGCAGCTTGCGCGCCAGGACGACGGTGTCGACCACCGGATGGGCGGGCGGGGGATAGCCGTGAGCGGCGCAGGCCGCCTTGATGAAGCCGAGGTCGAATCCCGCGTTGTGCGCCACGAGGGTGGTGCCCTCGGCGAACTCCAGGAACGAGGGCAGCACCGATTCGATCTTCGGTGCCGCCACGACCATGGTGTCGGTGATGCCGGTCAGAACCGAGATGAACGGCGGGATCGGCGACCCGGGATCGACGAGGGTGCCGAACTCGCCCAGCACCTCACCACCCCGGACCTTGACCGCGCCGATCTCCGTGATCGCGTGCTCGCCCGCCGAAACCCCGGTGGTCTCCAGGTCGAACACGACGAACGTGATCTGGCTGAGCGGCGTGCCCAATTCGTCCAGCGTTCCCTGCACGACGTAATCCACGGTTCAAGACGATAGGAGCCTCGACCGACATTTAACGCGGCGGCCCCGGACGCGCGGCGCCGTGCCGGGCCCGACCCGGCGCCGGCGGGCGGAACCGGGAGGTACGGGGTCAGCCGCCGTGGCTCCCGCCCAGCATCCGCTCGATCGCGGCCCGGTGCATGACCAGGTCGTCGGGGTCGTCGGGCATGGGCTGCTCGCCGAAGTGGATGCGCCGGTGCCAGACGCGGGCCATGATGACGCCGTGCCGGAGCGCGGCGTACATCTCGTAGAACTCCATGTCTCGCGGCCGGTAGCCGGTGATCTCCTGATATGTCCGGCAGACGTCCTCACGCTGCATGAAATCCGGCAGGCCGGGCAGCCCGAAGACCTGGGCGACCTCCTGGAAGAACTGGTGCAGGAAGATCATCCAGGCGATGTCCAGCTCGCGGGGGGCGACGGTGGCCATCTCCCAGTCCAGCACCGCCACCGGGGTGAAGTCCCGGTACATCACGTTTCCGATGCGCGCGTCGCCCCAGCTCAGCACGGCGGGTCCGGGGGCGGCGGGCCAGTGCTCCTCCAGCCAGGCGAACGCCCGCTCCAGCACCGGGATCCGCATCGAGCCGTGCGCCCACTCGTAGTAGGCCCGCTGGGCGTCGACGTGCCTGCGCAGGGCAGACCCTCCGGACCCGCCGGGCTCCACCACCTCGAGCTCCTCGGCGGTGAACGGGGCGTCGTGCAGCCTGGCCAGGATCTCGACGCTCTGCCGTTGCAGCCGGTCCCTGTCGGCCCGGGAGGCGTCGAGCAGCCAGCCCTCGAAGGTGTAGGGCATCACGTCCGGCGGCACGTCACCGGCGAGCCGTTCCATCACGAAGAACGGCGTGCCCAGCGGCCCGGGATCGGGCTCGAACCAGAGGGTGCGAGGGGCGGGCACCCCGGCGCGCTCCCTGACCATCCGCATGACCTCGAACTGCCTGCCGAGGTCGTAGTCCGGGAAGACCGGAACCGCCTCGCTCGACGGGGCCATCCGGGCGACGCACTCGACCTCCCGCCTGCCTTCGGGGGAGTCCCATGAGGCGTCGAAGAGCAGGGTCTCGCTGGACATCCCGTTGCCCGACGGCTGGGACAGCCGCGACACCGCGACGGGGCGGCCCAGGCGGCCGGCGAGCCAGGAGCGCACCCGCTCGCGCAGCTCGCCGAGGTCGCGGGTGGAGGTGCGCATCTGTCCGGCCTGGCCGCCCTGCTCGTCCATCGCGCCCTCCGGGGTGGCGTGCGTCACACGTCGATGGGCACAGTCGTATACCTGCGATCAAGGGCTTGTCCACATAATGTTCACCTGCCCGCCGGGCCGGAGCCGGATTTCCGGTCATGTCCGGGTCAGGGTGCGGTAGCCGTACCCTTGACGTGAAGACCAATCCGAGTAGGGGCCGTGATGAGTTCAGCCGGAGAGGGCCTGTCTCGTCCGTTACCCGAGCAGGTTCGCTTACATGTCGTAGAGCTGGCATCCCAGATCCTGGGGTCGATGCCGGCCTCGGCCGTGCCCCTGCCTCTCAGGGGAATCGCCAGGTTCGACCCTCGTAAACGCGCCAAACTGGGCAGTGCGCCGATCGCCGCCCAGCTGGAGAGCGACAAGAAGTTCCGCGAGCTGGTCGCCGAGACGTTGAGCGCGGGCTGGCCCGAGCTGGTGGCCAGCCTCGCCGAGGGCGTCATGCCGCCGGCCGCCGAGCCCGTCCTGGTCGCCGCCGCCGCCTATCTGACCCGGCCGCCGGGCTGGGCGGGGATGGTGGAGATCGCCCGCGCGGACCTGGAGCAGTCGGCCGCGGCGGCGGAGGGCTCGGCGCAGGAGCAGACCCTCACCCGGCTGCGCGAGCAGCTGGCCGCGCAGAAGAGCTCCGCCAAGGAGGAGTCCGACCGGCTGCGCGAGCAGCTCAAGACGGCCCGTTCGGAGATCTCCGACCTCCGCCGCAAGCTGCACGACGCCCGCGAGCGGGCCAAGGCGGCCGACGCGCGGGCTGCCGAGGTGGAGGAGGCCGCGCAGGAGGTCAAGGCCGCCGCCGCGTCGGCGGGAAGCGCGGGGGAGAGCGAGCTGCGCCGCCTCCGTGAGCGCGTGGCCGATGCCGAGCGGCAGCTGGAGGCCACCCGCCGGGCCGCCCGCGAGGGCCGGAGCGTGGAGGACACCAAGGTCCGCATGCTGCTCGACGCCCTCCAGGACGCCGCCGCCGGGCTGCGCAGGGAGCTCGCCCTGCCCTCCAGCATCAGCCGGCCCGCCGATTCGGTGGCCTCGGTGGCACCCGGCAGGCAGGGGGTCCAGGCGGTGCCCGCCAGGGCGCTCGCCGACGACGACCCGGTCCTTCTCGACCAGCTGCTCGCCCTGCCGCAGATCCACCTGATCGTGGACGGCTACAACGTGACCAAGTCCGGCTACGGCACGCTCACCCTCGCCGACCAGCGCAACCGCCTGCTCACCGGGCTCGGCGCGCTGTACGCGCAGACGCGCACCGAGCTGACCTGCGTCTTCGACGGTGCCGAGCTGAACGGCCCGGTCCCGGTGTCGGCTCCCCGGGGAGTCCGGGTGATGTTCAGCGCTCCCGGCCAGATCGCCGACGACCTGATCCGCCAGCTGGTCCGCGCCGAGCCCGCCGGCCGGGCCGTCGCGGTGGTCTCCTCCGATCGCGAGGTGGCCGAGTCGGTCCGCCGGATGGGCGCGCGGCCGGTTCCATCGGTTCTGCTCCTGCGACGTCTCGGGCGCGGCTGAACCTTTTGGCCTTATGGTGCATCGGATCACACTGGAGGTTGATTCGATGCAGAAGATCATCGCACTGGTCTGCGCCGCACTCGTGGCCGGTACGGCCGCCGCCGCCCCCGGCATCCCCAAGGGCTTCCTGCTGTACGAGAAGGCCGCGGCCACGAAGGACCGCGACCCCGAGACCAACTGGAAGGTCAGCGACTCGCCGAAGGCGCGGTTCGCGGTCGACCCGTGTGGCAGGGGCGCCGTCGGCAAGGCGGGCCGGGTGGCCGCGCGGACGGTGACATTCACCGGTGTGCCGGACTTCATGAAGGTCGAGCAGGTGCTCCTGTACGGCTCCAAGGCGGCCGCGGAGCAGGCCATGGCCCAGGTCCGCGCGGCGCTGTCCGCGTGCGGGGCCAGGAGCGACAGCGGCGCCGGCTACCGCTACGCCTCCACCGCCGTGACCGGCCTCGGAGACGACGCCCTGAAGGTCTCCGGGCAGGCCTACTACGGCAAGAAGGTCGGCATCGGCGGAGACCGGAGCGTGGTGGTCCGCAAGGGGAACGCGGTGCTGGTCTACCTCCGGGCCGGGGAGTACTACAAGCCGGTCAAGCGGGACTGGGCCGACCAGGTGAAGGACGCCACCAGGATGACCGCGAAGATCTGCGGGATCGCCACCTGCGCGTAAAGAGCAAAACAGCCAAAAAGGTGAGCTAACCCTTACTGGTTCTGTACTATTCCGCCCAGGTCTTTGCACTGGGGGAGGCGGCGTCGTGGCCGTGGCGGGTATGCCGGTTGGGTTCGGGCGGATGCCGATGGCCGTGGGGGTGGCGCTCGCGCTGTTCTTGCTACCGGTCGGCGGTGCCTTCGCCGAGCCGAAGCCGACCGTCGCCCAGGCCAAGAAGAAGCTGGAGAAGCTCAACGACCAGGCCGACAAGGTCGTCGAGAAGTACAACCAGGCCGGCGAGAAGCTGAAGAAGGCCCGCAAGAAGTACCGGACGCTGAACGGCGACCTCACGCGCCAGAACGCCACGGTCGCTGGGCTGCGCCAGGAGCTCGTCACGATGGCGGTCAGCAGCTACCAGCTCGGCGGGGTGAGCGGCTGGGAGAGCATGATCAACCAGCCCGACCCCGGAACGCTGCTGAGCGGTCTGGCCGCCGTCGACCAGATGTCCGCCTCCCGCGCCCGGTCCCTGGGCGCCTTCGACGAGGCCAACAAGCTGCTGCGGGTGAGCCGCGACAAGGCCAAGGAGGCCCTGGCCGAGGCCGACAAGACGCGTGACGAGCTGGCCGCGGAGAAGGCCAAGGCCGAGAAGATGGTGAAGGCCCAGACCAAGCTCCTGCGCGAGCTGGGCACCTTCCAGAGCGGCAATCCCAACAGCACCGGGATCCAGTACAACGGCCCGGCCTCGGGCAACGCCCGGGCCGCCCTGGCCTTCGCCTTCGCCCAGGTCGGCAAGCCCTACCAGTACGGCGGCACGGGCCCGGGGGGCTGGGACTGCTCCGGCCTCGTCCAGGCCTCCTGGCGCAGCGGCGGCGTCAGCCTTCCCCGCACGACCTGGGAGCAGTGGAGCTGGGGCGCGAGCCGCAAGGTCTCCATCAGCGAGCTCCAGGCCGGGGACCTCATCTTCAGCGAGGGGCTGGGCCACGTGAGCCTCTACGCGGGCAACGGCAAGATCGTCCATGCTCCGCAGACCGGTGACGTCGTCAAGGTCGTCCCCCTGTCGGCCTACGGCCGCCGCCTGGTCGGGGCCGTCCGCCCCTGACGCCCGAGGTCGTGCCGCCTGCTCCTCGGCGGCGGCTTTCGGCGGCGGCGGTGGTTGCCGTCGTCCTGTGTGCGGTGGCGGTGGGCTTCCTGCTCCCGGGAAGGGCCGTCCCTCACCGTCCTGCCCCCGCCCGAGGGGGCTTGGCCGACGATGCTCTTCTCCGTCCGGCTCCGTCCGGCTCCGTCCGGCTCCGTCCGGCTCCGTCCGGCTCTGTCCGGCGACAAAGGGGATGGTGGGGAGGCCGGGGACCTCATCGCCGGGACCGCGCCCGGACCCGGCCGCAGTCCTCATCCGGTGCCCGGAAGTACTCGCGCCGCGCGAAGCCGGTCACGCCCGCCACGATGTTGGCCGGGACCATCTGGATCACGCTGTTGTAGATGAGAACGGCGTCGTTGTGGTGCTGCCGGGAGGAGGCGATCCGGTTCTCGACGGCGGCCAGTTCCTCCCGCAGTTCGATGAAGTTCTGGTCGGCCTTCAGGCCGGGAAGGGATTCGGCCACCTCGAACAGCTTTCGCAGCGCCCCGGACAGCGTGTTCTCGGCGGTCGCCCGCTCGGCACGGGTCTGGGCGCTGATCGCCTGGGCGCGCGTGGCGAGCACCGCTTCCAGGGCCTGCCGCTCGTGGGCGGCGTGGCCCTTCACGGTCTCCACCAGGTCGGGGACGAGCTCGTGACGGTGCTTGAGCTGCACGTCGATCCGGGCCCAGGCGTCGTCCACCGCGCTGCGCTTGCGGACCAGGCCGTTGTAGGTCGAGACGATGAGCAGGACGAGGAGCAGCACGAGGACCAGGGCGAGAAAGACGAGAACGGCCTGAGTGACCAAGGGAGCCTCCCGGGGAGAGTGGCGGCGTGCGCGGACCCGGTCCGCCGCGCGGTGACCATCTGACCCCGGACCCCTTGCACCTCGCCTGCAGAAGCATTTCGCGCCCGAGGCCGGTTCGTGCCCGAGGTTGGTTCGTGCCCGTCGTCGGTTCGTGCCCGAGGTCGGTTCGCGCCCGTCGTGTCCGGTCATGAAGGCGGCCGCCTCGTGGCCGAGGCCGGCGAAGGCTCCGCCGAGGCCGGTGACGTGCCCAAGGGTGGAGGTGACGTGCCTGGGGAAGGAGGGAGGTGACGTGTCCGGGTGGTGGAGGTGACGTGCCCGGCGTGGTGGAGACGAGCGCGCCGTCCGGGGGCGGCTCGATTTCGCCGTCCGGTTTCCCCCCGCGGGCTCGTCCGCCGGAGCGGATGGCCGTACAGGGGCGTCTGCCGGAGCGGATGGCCCGCGCCGGGTCACCTGTCGAAGTGGATGGCCTGGAGGAGATCCGCGGAGGCTCGGCCCAGGACGGTGACGCTGGAGGCCGGGGGGAGGGTACCGGTGCGGGCGTGGGCGACGAGCACGCGCCAGCGGCGGCAATGGCGCGCGAAGGTGGCGTCGGCCACGACCCTGCCGCGGGCGCGCTGGCCCGCACGGGCGGTCTGGGGATCCACGTCGAGCATGATGAGGTGGAACTCGCCGCCCGAGCGGCGGGCGAGCCAGGCGAAGCCGTACAGCATGTGAGGCCACGTCCCCCGGTTGTGGGCGACGACGGAGCGGCCGTCCGCCACGGCTCGGGCGATGCGCCAGACGTGGGTGGCGTGCACGATCGGGGTGCGGATCCGCTTGGGCGCCGAGGCGAGGCGGCGAGCCCACAGGTTGCGGGACTGCCGTGAGTCGATCACTCGCACCGCGCTGATCGTCACCGGCCGGGTCTCGGTGCCCCGCAGCTGGTACAGCCGGTCCAGGAGGGTGCTCTTGCCCGCGCCGGGCAGTCCGGTGAGTATCACCAGCGACCCGGATGGATAGTGCAGAGTCTCGGCGGAGACCGGGGCGGCCAAGCGGCACCTCGCAGAACAGCGCGTAAGCGGACGGGTCAGGATAATCGCAATCGCGCGATTCCGGAAGCGCAGTGCCCGCCGGCCGCCTCGCCGAGGGTGCAGGCGGTGAGGCCGTGCCCGTGCGGGGGACGCCGTGGGCGGGCGGTGAGGCCGTGCCCGTGCGGGGGACGCCGTGGGCGGCCCCGTCCGTGGGCCAGGCGTGGGCGGTCCCCGGCCACGGTGACGCGGTACGGCTGCACTCCGGGGACGTCGCGGGCGCCTGTGCCCGTGGGCCAGGCGTTCTGTCCCGTGCGGGCGTTCTGTCCGTGAGGGGGGACACGCGGCCGGCCGCCGAACGCGGTGTGGCCGCGCTGGTGGTCGCGGGTGCGGGCAGGCGTCGGCGCTGCCGTGCCTCCCCGTTTTTCGATAGACATCGGTATGGTCAATATAACGATAGCGTGCTGAATGTGGTCAAGGATCAGGAGCCGAAAAGGCGCTACCAGTCCCGCCTCCGTGAGGACGGCACGCGGCGCACGCGCCAGGCGATCGTCGCGGCGGCCGGCGAGCTGTTCGTCGCGAACGGCTACGTGGCCACCTCCCTGGCCGACATCGCCGTCGCCGCCGGTGTCGCGCGCCCGACCGTCTTCGCCGCCTTCGGCTCCAAGCCGGCGCTGCTGCGCGAGGTGCTCGACCAGGCCCTCGCCGGTGACGACGCCCCCGTCCCGGTGGCCGACCGGCCGTGGTTCAAGCCCGTCTGGGACGCGACCACGCAGGCCGCCGTCCTCGACGCCTACGCGCAGGTGTGCGTGCTCATCGGGGGGCGCGCGGCGGCGCTCTTCGAGACCGTCCGCCGGGCCGCGGACGCGGCGCCCGAGGTGACCGAGCTGTGGGACACGCTGCAGGCCAACCGCCGCGCGGGGGCGCGCATGGTGGTCGAGCGCCTGCGGTCGACGGGGCCCTTGCGGCCGGGACTCGACGGGGAGCGGGCCGTCGACGTCATGTGGCTCCTCAACGACCCCGCCCATTACAGCGCCATGGTGCAGCGGTGCGACTGGCCCGCCGACTCCTTCCGCGACTGGCTGGCGGGCGTGATGCGGGACGCGCTGCTCCCTCGCTGAGAACGGCCGGGCGGTCGGCGCCCTCGTCCCCGGCGGCCATCTGTCCGTCGCCGAGTACGACCGGTACGGCCGCGTGGTGCGCGAGCTCACCGCGCA comes from Streptosporangium roseum DSM 43021 and encodes:
- a CDS encoding DEDD exonuclease domain-containing protein; translated protein: MDYVVQGTLDELGTPLSQITFVVFDLETTGVSAGEHAITEIGAVKVRGGEVLGEFGTLVDPGSPIPPFISVLTGITDTMVVAAPKIESVLPSFLEFAEGTTLVAHNAGFDLGFIKAACAAHGYPPPAHPVVDTVVLARKLLTRDEAPNCKLSTLARIFSKTEPRHRALADAQATVDVLHALLERAGSFGVHTLEELRGFVRAPTPEQRRKRHLADGVPTGPGVYVFEDERGDPLYVGKSTNLRNRVRSYFTAGETRPRIREMIGIVERVRPIACATALEAEVRELRLIGSAKPRYNRRSRFPEKMVWLKLTDEPFPRLSIVREVKDDDAGYLGPFTSTRAAEDARTALHEAVPLRQCTEKITSRTRRSACALAGLGRCGAPCEGRQSAEEYGLHTAAARRAMELDVTPVFSAVQARMERLALEQRYEEAAADRDRLASYVRASARMQRLSALTSIPQMVAASPAAGGGWQIHVIRYGRLASAGVMPRGAHPTPFVDALVATAETVVPGPGPVPAASAEETECILRWLESPGVRLVQVEGTWSLPAGGAGRLRARLDRAHPAPEPHRRREGRPMR
- a CDS encoding AAA family ATPase, which translates into the protein MAAPVSAETLHYPSGSLVILTGLPGAGKSTLLDRLYQLRGTETRPVTISAVRVIDSRQSRNLWARRLASAPKRIRTPIVHATHVWRIARAVADGRSVVAHNRGTWPHMLYGFAWLARRSGGEFHLIMLDVDPQTARAGQRARGRVVADATFARHCRRWRVLVAHARTGTLPPASSVTVLGRASADLLQAIHFDR
- a CDS encoding C40 family peptidase, which gives rise to MPVGFGRMPMAVGVALALFLLPVGGAFAEPKPTVAQAKKKLEKLNDQADKVVEKYNQAGEKLKKARKKYRTLNGDLTRQNATVAGLRQELVTMAVSSYQLGGVSGWESMINQPDPGTLLSGLAAVDQMSASRARSLGAFDEANKLLRVSRDKAKEALAEADKTRDELAAEKAKAEKMVKAQTKLLRELGTFQSGNPNSTGIQYNGPASGNARAALAFAFAQVGKPYQYGGTGPGGWDCSGLVQASWRSGGVSLPRTTWEQWSWGASRKVSISELQAGDLIFSEGLGHVSLYAGNGKIVHAPQTGDVVKVVPLSAYGRRLVGAVRP
- a CDS encoding NYN domain-containing protein; amino-acid sequence: MPASAVPLPLRGIARFDPRKRAKLGSAPIAAQLESDKKFRELVAETLSAGWPELVASLAEGVMPPAAEPVLVAAAAYLTRPPGWAGMVEIARADLEQSAAAAEGSAQEQTLTRLREQLAAQKSSAKEESDRLREQLKTARSEISDLRRKLHDARERAKAADARAAEVEEAAQEVKAAAASAGSAGESELRRLRERVADAERQLEATRRAAREGRSVEDTKVRMLLDALQDAAAGLRRELALPSSISRPADSVASVAPGRQGVQAVPARALADDDPVLLDQLLALPQIHLIVDGYNVTKSGYGTLTLADQRNRLLTGLGALYAQTRTELTCVFDGAELNGPVPVSAPRGVRVMFSAPGQIADDLIRQLVRAEPAGRAVAVVSSDREVAESVRRMGARPVPSVLLLRRLGRG
- a CDS encoding TetR/AcrR family transcriptional regulator gives rise to the protein MLNVVKDQEPKRRYQSRLREDGTRRTRQAIVAAAGELFVANGYVATSLADIAVAAGVARPTVFAAFGSKPALLREVLDQALAGDDAPVPVADRPWFKPVWDATTQAAVLDAYAQVCVLIGGRAAALFETVRRAADAAPEVTELWDTLQANRRAGARMVVERLRSTGPLRPGLDGERAVDVMWLLNDPAHYSAMVQRCDWPADSFRDWLAGVMRDALLPR
- a CDS encoding phosphotransferase family protein, which encodes MTHATPEGAMDEQGGQAGQMRTSTRDLGELRERVRSWLAGRLGRPVAVSRLSQPSGNGMSSETLLFDASWDSPEGRREVECVARMAPSSEAVPVFPDYDLGRQFEVMRMVRERAGVPAPRTLWFEPDPGPLGTPFFVMERLAGDVPPDVMPYTFEGWLLDASRADRDRLQRQSVEILARLHDAPFTAEELEVVEPGGSGGSALRRHVDAQRAYYEWAHGSMRIPVLERAFAWLEEHWPAAPGPAVLSWGDARIGNVMYRDFTPVAVLDWEMATVAPRELDIAWMIFLHQFFQEVAQVFGLPGLPDFMQREDVCRTYQEITGYRPRDMEFYEMYAALRHGVIMARVWHRRIHFGEQPMPDDPDDLVMHRAAIERMLGGSHGG
- a CDS encoding LemA family protein, whose product is MVTQAVLVFLALVLVLLLVLLIVSTYNGLVRKRSAVDDAWARIDVQLKHRHELVPDLVETVKGHAAHERQALEAVLATRAQAISAQTRAERATAENTLSGALRKLFEVAESLPGLKADQNFIELREELAAVENRIASSRQHHNDAVLIYNSVIQMVPANIVAGVTGFARREYFRAPDEDCGRVRARSRR